The Myxocyprinus asiaticus isolate MX2 ecotype Aquarium Trade chromosome 31, UBuf_Myxa_2, whole genome shotgun sequence genome has a segment encoding these proteins:
- the LOC127422614 gene encoding presenilins-associated rhomboid-like protein, mitochondrial, protein MRTVSSSGVAVMMAVRGAVLFGRASESCINTHCLTNRFTLQTQQRCGFRKVSKKVEPKKGVAEEAGQNEIVRKGVAPLPEPPTPQMPTRAFGRLVKPFIFTIGFTGCSFGGAAIWQYESLKSRVQSYFDDVKADWLEKIRPQKQGDLRKQVNQWWNSLSEGQKTVTGIIAANALVFCCWRIPPLQRSMLKYFTSNPSSKALCWPMLLSTFSHYSLFHLAANMYVLWSFSSSIVNMMGKEQFMALYLSAGVISTFISYVSKTATGRLGPSLGASGAIMTVLAAVCTKMPEAKLAIIFLPMYTFTAGNALKAIVALDTTGLILGWRFFDHAAHLGGALFGIWYILYGHELMWKNREPLVKLWHDFRTGGPGTGGNGSI, encoded by the exons ATGCGGACGGTGAGCAGCAGTGGGGTCGCAGTGATGATGGCGGTGAGGGGTGCAGTGTTGTTCGGACGGGCTTCTGAGAGCTGCATCAACACACACTGCCTGACCAACAG ATTTACGCTTCAAACGCAGCAGAGGTGTGGCTTCCGCAAGGTGTCAAAGAAGGTGGAGCCAAAGAAGGGCGTGGCAGAAGAGGCGGGGCAAAATGAAATTGTACGTAAAGGCGTGGCTCCTCTGCCAGAACCGCCCACTCCACAGATGCCCACTAGGGCGTTTGGCAGACTGGTCAAACCGTTTATCTTCACTATAGGG TTTACAGGTTGTTCGTTCGGCGGAGCGGCAATATGGCAGTATGAAAGTTTAAAATCTCGTGTACAGAGTTACTTCGATGATGTCAAAGCAGACTGGCTAGAGAAGATACGGCCCCAGAAACAGGGAGATTTGCGCAAACAG GTGAATCAGTGGTGGAACAGTTTAAGTGAAGGACAGAAAACAGTCACAG GCATTATAGCTGCAAATGCATTGGTGTTTTGTTGCTGGAGAATTCCACCTCTGCAGCGTTCCATGCTGAAGTACTTCACATCTAACCCCTCCTCCA AGGCATTGTGTTGGCCCATGCTGCTGTCCACGTTCAGTCACTATTCTCTCTTTCACCTGGCTGCAAACATGTACGTGCTGTGGAGTTTCTCGTCAAGCATCGTCAACATGATGGGCAAAGAGCAGTTTATGGCCTTGTACCTGTccgcag GTGTGATTTCGACGTTTATCAGTTACGTGTCTAAAACAGCGACAGGTCGGTTGGGTCCATCACTGGGGGCG TCAGGGGCCATTATGACTGTCCTCGCGGCTGTTTGCACCAAAATGCCTGAAGCCAAACTGGCCATCATCTTCCTCCCGATGTACACCTTCACTGCTGGAaac GCTCTTAAGGCTATCGTTGCCTTGGATACGACAGGCTTGATTCTGGGATGGCGTTTTTTTGATCACGCAGCTCATTTAGGTGGTGCTTTGTTTGGCAT cTGGTATATACTTTACGGTCATGAGCTTATGTGGAAGAACAGAGAGCCACTGGTGAAGTTGTGGCATGACTTCAGAACGGGAGGACCAGGCACTGGCGGCAATGGCTCCATTTAG